The following are encoded together in the Dickeya lacustris genome:
- a CDS encoding glutamate synthase small subunit, whose product MSQNVYQFIDLQRVDPPKKPLKIRKIEFVEIYEPFSESQSKAQADRCLACGNPYCEWKCPVHNYIPNWLKLANEGRIIEAAELSHQTNSLPEVCGRVCPQDRLCEGSCTLNDEFGAVTIGNIERYINDKAIEMGWRPDMSSVQPTGKRVAIIGAGPAGLACADVLTRNGVKAVVYDRHPEIGGLLTFGIPAFKLEKEVMTKRREIFTDMGMEFRLNTEIGKDVSLSDLLAQYDAVFLGVGTYQSMRGGLENEDASGVYDALPFLIGNTKHLMGFANSEQEPYTSMQGKRVVVLGGGDTAMDCVRTSIRQGATHVTCAYRRDEENMPGSKREVKNAREEGVEFRFNLQPLSIEINGSGKVCGVRMVRTELGAPDANGRRRPEPVAGSEHVLEADAVIMAFGFRPHQMAWLAEHGVELDAQGRIVAPEQSDSAFQTSNPKIFAGGDAVRGSDLVVTAIAEGRKAADGIMNYLEV is encoded by the coding sequence ATGAGTCAGAATGTTTATCAGTTTATCGACTTACAGCGCGTTGATCCGCCCAAGAAACCGCTGAAAATCCGTAAAATCGAGTTTGTCGAAATTTACGAACCGTTCTCGGAAAGCCAGTCCAAAGCCCAGGCAGATCGCTGCCTGGCTTGCGGCAACCCTTACTGTGAATGGAAATGCCCGGTTCATAACTACATTCCGAACTGGCTGAAACTGGCGAACGAAGGCCGCATTATCGAAGCGGCTGAACTGTCTCACCAGACCAACAGCCTGCCGGAAGTGTGTGGTCGCGTTTGTCCGCAAGATCGCTTATGCGAAGGCTCCTGCACCCTAAACGACGAATTCGGTGCTGTCACCATCGGCAATATCGAACGCTACATCAACGATAAAGCCATTGAAATGGGCTGGCGGCCAGATATGTCCTCAGTGCAGCCGACCGGAAAACGTGTGGCGATTATCGGCGCAGGCCCGGCGGGCCTTGCGTGTGCCGATGTGCTGACACGTAACGGCGTCAAAGCGGTCGTGTATGATAGGCACCCGGAAATCGGCGGGTTGCTGACCTTCGGTATTCCTGCCTTCAAGCTGGAAAAAGAGGTGATGACCAAACGGCGCGAAATCTTCACCGATATGGGGATGGAGTTCCGCCTCAATACCGAAATCGGTAAAGATGTGTCATTAAGCGACCTGTTGGCACAATACGATGCAGTGTTCCTCGGCGTCGGTACCTATCAGTCAATGCGCGGCGGGCTGGAAAACGAAGACGCCAGCGGCGTCTATGATGCGTTACCGTTCCTGATTGGCAACACCAAGCACCTGATGGGATTCGCCAACAGCGAGCAGGAACCCTACACCTCTATGCAAGGCAAACGCGTCGTGGTATTGGGTGGTGGCGACACCGCGATGGACTGTGTACGCACATCGATTCGCCAGGGCGCGACTCATGTCACCTGTGCTTACCGCCGCGATGAAGAAAACATGCCGGGCTCCAAACGTGAAGTGAAAAATGCACGCGAAGAGGGTGTGGAATTTCGCTTTAACCTGCAACCGCTGAGTATTGAAATCAATGGTTCGGGTAAAGTGTGCGGCGTGCGCATGGTCAGAACGGAACTGGGCGCACCGGATGCCAATGGCCGTCGCCGCCCAGAACCGGTTGCCGGTTCCGAGCATGTGCTGGAAGCGGATGCCGTTATCATGGCGTTTGGTTTCCGTCCGCACCAAATGGCCTGGCTGGCAGAGCATGGCGTCGAGCTTGATGCACAAGGGCGCATCGTCGCACCGGAACAAAGCGATAGCGCGTTCCAGACATCAAACCCGAAAATTTTCGCCGGTGGTGACGCCGTGCGCGGCTCTGATCTGGTAGTCACAGCGATTGCAGAAGGGCGTAAAGCCGCTGACGGCATCATGAACTATCTGGAAGTCTAA
- the sspB gene encoding ClpXP protease specificity-enhancing factor: MTLSQLSARRPYLLRAFYDWLLDNQLTPHLVVDVTVPGVQVPMEFARDGQIVLNIAPRAVGNLELADDCVRFNARFGGVPRQVFVPMASVMAIYARENGAGTMFEPEPAYEAVEEFAPQSADDEDAKPTLMSVVDNPSSADTQPEQPDNEPPSPPRGGRPALRVVK; this comes from the coding sequence ATGACGTTGTCTCAGCTCTCTGCGCGCCGGCCCTATTTATTACGCGCGTTCTATGACTGGCTGCTGGATAATCAACTGACGCCTCATTTGGTCGTTGATGTCACGGTTCCCGGCGTGCAGGTGCCGATGGAGTTTGCCCGCGATGGCCAGATTGTGCTGAATATTGCGCCGCGCGCGGTGGGCAATTTGGAACTGGCGGATGACTGCGTACGTTTTAATGCACGTTTTGGCGGTGTGCCCCGGCAGGTATTTGTGCCGATGGCCTCTGTGATGGCGATTTATGCCAGAGAAAATGGCGCTGGCACCATGTTTGAGCCAGAACCTGCGTATGAGGCCGTTGAGGAGTTTGCGCCTCAGTCAGCGGACGACGAGGATGCCAAGCCGACGTTGATGTCGGTCGTAGACAATCCATCGTCTGCCGATACTCAGCCAGAGCAGCCGGATAATGAGCCGCCCTCGCCACCCAGAGGGGGCAGACCCGCGCTACGTGTTGTTAAGTAG
- the sspA gene encoding stringent starvation protein SspA: MAVAANKRSVMTLFSGPSDIFSHQVRIVLAEKGVSVEIEQVDMDNLPQDLIDLNPYGSVPTLVDRELTLYESRIIMEYLDERFPHPPLMPVYPVARGNSRLMMHRIEQDWYSLMKTIERGNAQEAEAARKQLREELLAIAPVFNEAPYFMSEEFSLVDCYLAPLLWRLPLLGIELSGSGAKELKGYMTRVFERDAFLASLTEAEREIRLQARG; the protein is encoded by the coding sequence ATGGCTGTCGCTGCCAACAAACGTTCGGTGATGACGCTGTTTTCCGGTCCGTCCGACATCTTTAGCCATCAGGTCCGCATTGTGCTGGCCGAGAAAGGGGTAAGTGTCGAGATTGAACAGGTAGACATGGATAATCTGCCGCAGGATCTTATTGACCTCAACCCTTACGGTTCTGTTCCTACACTGGTTGATCGTGAGCTCACGCTGTATGAATCTCGCATCATTATGGAGTACCTGGATGAACGTTTTCCTCATCCGCCGTTGATGCCGGTTTATCCGGTGGCGCGTGGCAATAGCCGCCTGATGATGCATCGTATCGAGCAGGATTGGTACTCACTGATGAAAACCATCGAGCGCGGTAATGCGCAAGAGGCAGAGGCTGCGCGCAAGCAGTTGCGTGAAGAGTTGCTGGCTATCGCCCCGGTTTTCAACGAAGCGCCTTATTTCATGAGTGAAGAGTTCAGCCTGGTGGATTGCTATCTGGCACCGCTGTTGTGGCGTTTGCCGCTGCTGGGCATTGAACTGAGCGGTTCGGGTGCCAAAGAGCTGAAGGGTTACATGACCCGTGTGTTTGAACGTGATGCATTCCTCGCTTCGTTGACCGAAGCCGAGCGGGAAATTCGGTTACAAGCCAGAGGGTAA
- the rpsI gene encoding 30S ribosomal protein S9, whose translation MAENQYYGTGRRKSSAARVFIKPGSGNIVINQRTLEQYFGRETARMVVRQPLELVDMVGKLDLYITVKGGGISGQAGAIRHGITRALMEYDESLRSELRKAGFVTRDARQVERKKVGLRKARRRPQFSKR comes from the coding sequence ATGGCTGAAAATCAATACTACGGCACTGGTCGCCGCAAAAGCTCCGCCGCTCGCGTATTTATCAAACCGGGCAGTGGCAACATCGTTATCAACCAGCGTACGCTGGAACAGTACTTCGGTCGTGAAACGGCTCGCATGGTCGTTCGTCAGCCGCTGGAACTGGTCGACATGGTTGGCAAACTGGACTTGTACATCACCGTTAAAGGTGGTGGTATCTCTGGTCAGGCCGGCGCTATCCGTCACGGTATCACTCGTGCGCTGATGGAATACGACGAGTCTCTGCGTTCTGAACTGCGTAAAGCTGGCTTCGTTACCCGTGACGCTCGTCAGGTTGAACGTAAGAAAGTCGGTCTGCGTAAAGCACGTCGCCGTCCGCAGTTCTCCAAGCGTTAA
- the rplM gene encoding 50S ribosomal protein L13: MKTFTAKPETVKRDWYVVDASGKTLGRLATELARRLRGKHKAEYTPHVDTGDYIIVLNAEKVAVTGNKRSDKMYYHHTGHIGGIKEATFEEMIARRPERVIEIAVKGMLPKGPLGRAMYRKLKVYAGNEHNHAAQQPQVLDI; the protein is encoded by the coding sequence ATGAAAACTTTTACAGCTAAACCAGAAACCGTAAAACGCGACTGGTACGTTGTTGACGCGAGCGGCAAAACTCTTGGCCGTCTGGCTACTGAACTGGCTCGTCGTCTGCGCGGTAAGCACAAAGCGGAATACACTCCGCACGTTGATACCGGTGACTACATCATCGTTCTGAACGCAGAAAAAGTTGCTGTAACCGGCAACAAACGTTCTGACAAAATGTACTACCATCACACCGGCCACATCGGTGGTATCAAAGAAGCGACCTTTGAAGAGATGATTGCCCGCCGTCCTGAGCGTGTAATTGAAATCGCGGTTAAAGGCATGCTGCCGAAGGGCCCGCTGGGTCGTGCTATGTACCGTAAACTGAAAGTTTACGCGGGTAACGAGCACAATCACGCGGCACAGCAACCGCAAGTTCTGGACATTTAA